In one window of Shewanella goraebulensis DNA:
- a CDS encoding metalloregulator ArsR/SmtB family transcription factor, producing the protein MTSQFEPVSLFKSLTDPIRLSIVMLLVVEKELCVCEFTEALDVIQPKISRNLALLKSAGIVVNRRQGQWIYYSINEQLPAWAKQVLTDTYSGNKTLIEEALSKLNLVGENQDRPKILCGSSTK; encoded by the coding sequence ATGACTTCTCAGTTCGAACCAGTTAGCCTTTTCAAATCCTTAACAGACCCTATTCGCTTATCTATTGTGATGCTGTTGGTTGTTGAGAAAGAGCTGTGTGTCTGTGAATTTACTGAAGCTCTAGATGTCATCCAACCTAAGATATCTCGTAACCTAGCCTTATTAAAATCGGCAGGCATTGTTGTCAATCGACGACAAGGGCAGTGGATTTATTACTCGATTAATGAGCAGTTACCAGCATGGGCAAAACAAGTGTTGACTGATACTTATTCGGGTAATAAAACATTAATTGAAGAAGCGTTATCCAAGCTTAATTTGGTTGGCGAAAATCAGGACCGCCCAAAAATCTTGTGCGGCAGTTCGACTAAGTAA